A window of the Sabethes cyaneus chromosome 1, idSabCyanKW18_F2, whole genome shotgun sequence genome harbors these coding sequences:
- the LOC128745137 gene encoding cathepsin B-like, producing the protein MKYTLIFVLAALTLARGQQRSRSSPLSQSFIDEINSKAETWRAAQNFAPETSMAYIRGLMGVHKDADKFLPPVMVHELEDDDDLPENFDSREQWPNCPTIREIRDQGSCGSCWAFGAVEAMSDRYCIHSGGKLHFRVSADDLVSCCHTCGFGCNGGFPGAAWSYWVRKGLVSGGSYGSQQGCRPYEISPCEHHVNGTRPPCEGEGGKTPKCTKKCQASYNVPYAKDKHFGKSSYSISRHEGQIQKEIMTNGPVEGAFTVYEDLLQYKEGVYQHVTGKMLGGHAIRILGWGVENGTKYWLIANSWNSDWGDNGYFKILRGEDHLGIESSIAAGLPKV; encoded by the coding sequence ATGAAGTATACGCTTATCTTCGTGCTAGCAGCACTGACCCTCGCCCGAGGTCAACAGCGGAGTCGCAGTAGCCCGTTGTCCCAGTCGTTTATCGATGAAATCAATTCCAAAGCTGAAACTTGGCGAGCAGCGCAAAATTTTGCCCCTGAAACATCGATGGCCTATATCCGCGGCTTGATGGGTGTCCACAAGGATGCAGATAAATTTCTGCCGCCGGTGATGGTACATGAGCTGGAAGATGATGACGACTTGCCGGAAAACTTCGACTCTCGCGAGCAGTGGCCAAACTGCCCCACTATTAGGGAAATACGAGATCAAGGATCGTGCGGATCGTGCTGGGCATTCGGTGCCGTTGAAGCTATGTCTGATCGATACTGTATTCATTCGGGTGGAAAGTTACATTTCCGAGTGTCTGCTGATGATCTGGTGTCTTGTTGCCACACTTGTGGTTTTGGCTGCAATGGAGGATTCCCTGGAGCTGCCTGGAGTTATTGGGTTCGCAAAGGATTAGTAAGCGGCGGTTCCTACGGATCACAACAGGGATGTCGGCCATACGAAATTTCTCCTTGCGAACATCATGTAAACGGAACCAGACCACCGTGCGAAGGTGAAGGAGGCAAGACACCCAAATGCACCAAGAAGTGCCAGGCCAGTTACAATGTTCCTTACGCAAAGGACAAGCATTTTGGAAAATCATCCTATTCGATTTCACGCCATGAGGGACAGATTCAGAAGGAAATCATGACTAACGGTCCCGTTGAGGGTGCATTTACTGTGTACGAGGATCTGTTGCAATACAAAGAAGGTGTCTATCAGCATGTAACGGGTAAAATGCTTGGCGGTCACGCAATTCGCATCCTGGGCTGGGGTGTGGAAAACGGCACCAAATATTGGTTGATTGCAAACTCGTGGAACAGCGACTGGGGCGATAATGGATACTTCAAAATTCTTCGCGGCGAAGATCATCTTGGCATCGAGAGTTCAATTGCTGCTGGATTGCCAAAGGTTTAG